A region from the Afifella aestuarii genome encodes:
- a CDS encoding carbohydrate ABC transporter permease, which translates to MPVLVKRAAFYALVVLIVLFSVFPFYYAILTSFKSGTALFRVDYLPTDFSLANYRDVLVNGVFPLNILNSVIVAFVVVAISLFLAVTAAYALSRIEFRGRSVLLLTILAVSMFPQIAVLAGLFELVRLFGLYNSLFSLILAYMIFTLPFTVWVLTTFMRDLPVEIEEAAIVDGAKPMTIVMKVFLPLMWPALVTTGLLAFIAAWNEFLFALTFVSSNDTRTVPVAIALLSGASEQEIPWGTIMAASVVVTVPLIVLVLIFQRKIVSGLTAGGVKG; encoded by the coding sequence ATGCCGGTCCTCGTCAAGCGCGCGGCCTTCTATGCCCTCGTCGTCCTGATCGTGCTCTTCTCGGTCTTCCCGTTCTATTACGCCATTCTGACGAGCTTCAAATCGGGTACGGCGCTCTTTCGCGTCGACTATCTGCCGACGGATTTTTCGCTCGCCAATTATCGCGACGTGCTCGTCAACGGTGTCTTCCCGCTCAACATCTTGAATTCCGTCATCGTCGCCTTCGTGGTGGTGGCGATCTCGCTTTTTCTGGCGGTGACGGCGGCTTACGCCCTGTCGCGAATCGAGTTTCGTGGCCGCAGCGTCCTGCTTTTGACGATTCTCGCCGTCTCGATGTTTCCCCAGATCGCGGTGCTCGCCGGACTTTTCGAACTGGTGCGCCTCTTCGGCCTCTACAATTCGCTCTTCTCACTGATCCTCGCCTATATGATCTTCACCCTGCCCTTCACGGTCTGGGTGCTGACGACCTTCATGCGGGATCTGCCGGTGGAGATCGAAGAGGCGGCGATCGTCGACGGCGCAAAGCCGATGACCATCGTCATGAAGGTGTTCCTGCCCCTGATGTGGCCGGCGCTGGTGACGACAGGGCTTCTCGCCTTCATCGCCGCCTGGAACGAATTTCTCTTCGCCCTCACCTTTGTCTCGAGCAACGACACGCGCACGGTGCCTGTCGCCATCGCGCTTCTGTCGGGGGCGTCCGAGCAGGAGATACCCTGGGGTACGATCATGGCGGCCTCCGTCGTCGTGACGGTGCCGCTCATCGTTCTCGTGCTGATTTTCCAGCGCAAGATCGTCTCGGGCCTGACGGCCGGAGGTGTAAAAGGGTGA
- a CDS encoding carbohydrate ABC transporter permease, with amino-acid sequence MTNATLGAPPTDEAMRTEEQPAARSALSRQRLASAWLFLTPMLAVLAFVAGWPLLQTIWFSFTDASLADLDAARFVGLRNYFEYVDYGDGTGEWFGLFFDAQWWNAVWNTVYYTLVSVSIETVFGLIVALVLNVPFRGRGFVRAAVLIPWAIPTIVSAKMWAWMMNDQFGILNDMLMSVGILSHPIAWTASPETAMWAVIIVDVWKTTPFMALLILAGLQMVPSDVYEAAKIDGVHPVKVFFKVTLPLIRPAILVAVIFRALDALRVFDLIYVLTPNNTETKTMSVFAQENLFQFDQFAYGSAASTLLFLVIAAITLVYIKAARLNLGGGR; translated from the coding sequence ATGACGAACGCGACCCTGGGCGCCCCGCCGACCGACGAGGCGATGCGGACTGAAGAACAGCCCGCGGCGCGCTCCGCGCTTTCCAGGCAGCGGCTCGCCTCCGCCTGGCTCTTTCTCACGCCGATGCTCGCCGTCCTCGCTTTCGTCGCCGGCTGGCCGCTTCTGCAGACGATCTGGTTCTCCTTCACCGATGCGAGTTTGGCCGATCTCGACGCCGCCCGATTCGTCGGCCTGCGCAACTATTTCGAATATGTCGATTATGGCGACGGGACCGGCGAATGGTTCGGCCTCTTCTTTGACGCTCAATGGTGGAACGCGGTGTGGAACACCGTCTATTACACCCTTGTCTCCGTCTCGATCGAAACCGTCTTCGGTCTCATCGTGGCGCTCGTGCTCAACGTCCCGTTTCGTGGGCGCGGCTTTGTGCGCGCTGCCGTTCTCATCCCTTGGGCGATCCCGACGATCGTCTCGGCCAAGATGTGGGCTTGGATGATGAACGACCAGTTCGGCATCCTGAACGACATGTTGATGTCGGTCGGCATCCTCTCCCATCCGATCGCCTGGACCGCCTCGCCGGAGACGGCGATGTGGGCCGTCATCATCGTCGATGTGTGGAAGACGACGCCGTTCATGGCGCTTCTCATCCTCGCCGGGCTGCAGATGGTGCCCTCCGACGTCTACGAAGCGGCGAAGATCGACGGCGTCCATCCGGTCAAGGTGTTCTTCAAGGTGACGCTGCCGCTCATTCGCCCGGCGATCCTCGTGGCCGTCATCTTCCGGGCGCTCGATGCCCTGCGCGTCTTCGACCTCATCTACGTGCTGACCCCCAACAACACCGAGACGAAGACGATGTCGGTCTTCGCGCAGGAAAACCTCTTTCAGTTCGATCAGTTCGCCTACGGTTCGGCGGCCTCGACGCTCCTCTTCCTGGTGATCGCGGCGATCACGCTCGTCTACATCAAGGCGGCGCGGCTCAATCTCGGCGGAGGGCGCTGA
- a CDS encoding ABC transporter substrate-binding protein yields the protein MRFGRAAMAVAATLALATGEVSAAELSIVSGSVGADIQELRTQLAEFEAETGHQVDIVEMPASTSDQFGQYRLWLAAGTDDIDIYRVDVIWAPQLANQFVDLRDAMADVIGDHFPSVIESQTVEGRLVAFPMYTDAPALFYRKDLLEKYGRKPPTTWEELTETAKEIQDKERAAGNGQIYGFVFQGAPYEGLTCNGLEWVASSGGGQIVSPEGEITINNERAVQALERAHGWVRDIAPAGVLAYKEEEARGVWQTGNAVFMRNWPYAYALSNGEDSPVKGKFEVTTLPAEPGSQSAPCLGGWNLAVSKYSKHKKEAIELVRFLSSRRAQKERALTYARLPTIPALYDDPDIAESQPIIAEWADVVEKAVPRPSAPTKRQYNEVSKEFWTAVNETLAGAASAETNLQTLEHRLRRLKRDGWR from the coding sequence ATGCGGTTTGGCCGCGCGGCGATGGCCGTTGCTGCGACATTGGCTCTTGCAACCGGCGAGGTTTCTGCCGCCGAGCTTTCGATTGTCTCCGGCTCCGTCGGTGCCGATATTCAGGAATTGCGCACGCAGCTTGCGGAATTCGAGGCGGAAACCGGCCACCAGGTCGACATCGTCGAGATGCCGGCTTCGACGAGCGACCAGTTCGGGCAATATCGCTTGTGGCTGGCGGCTGGCACCGACGATATCGACATCTACCGTGTCGACGTCATCTGGGCGCCTCAGCTTGCGAATCAGTTCGTTGATTTGCGCGACGCCATGGCCGACGTCATCGGCGACCATTTCCCCTCCGTGATCGAATCGCAGACCGTCGAGGGGCGGCTCGTCGCATTCCCCATGTATACGGATGCGCCGGCTCTCTTCTATCGCAAGGACCTTCTGGAAAAATACGGCAGGAAACCGCCCACGACGTGGGAGGAGCTGACCGAGACCGCCAAAGAGATCCAGGATAAGGAACGCGCCGCCGGCAACGGTCAGATCTACGGTTTCGTCTTTCAGGGCGCCCCCTATGAGGGGCTCACCTGCAACGGGCTGGAATGGGTCGCCTCGAGCGGCGGCGGGCAGATCGTTTCGCCTGAGGGCGAGATCACGATCAACAACGAGAGGGCCGTCCAGGCGCTGGAGCGGGCGCATGGCTGGGTGAGGGACATCGCCCCTGCAGGTGTGCTCGCCTATAAGGAAGAGGAGGCCCGCGGCGTCTGGCAGACCGGCAATGCCGTCTTCATGCGCAACTGGCCTTACGCCTATGCGCTGTCGAACGGCGAGGATTCTCCGGTCAAAGGCAAGTTTGAGGTGACGACGCTGCCGGCCGAGCCTGGCAGCCAATCGGCTCCCTGCCTCGGCGGCTGGAACCTCGCCGTGTCGAAATATTCCAAGCACAAGAAAGAAGCGATCGAGCTCGTCCGCTTCCTGTCGTCCCGCCGGGCGCAGAAGGAGCGGGCGCTCACTTATGCGCGGCTGCCGACGATCCCAGCGCTCTATGACGATCCGGACATCGCCGAAAGCCAGCCGATCATCGCCGAATGGGCAGATGTCGTCGAAAAGGCGGTGCCGCGGCCCTCCGCCCCCACGAAGCGGCAGTACAACGAAGTGTCGAAGGAGTTCTGGACGGCCGTCAACGAGACGCTTGCAGGCGCGGCATCGGCGGAAACCAACCTTCAGACGCTGGAACACCGGCTGCGCCGGCTGAAGCGGGACGGCTGGCGATGA